One window of the Archangium primigenium genome contains the following:
- the gspF gene encoding type II secretion system inner membrane protein GspF, which translates to MPVFEYKALDAAGKTVRGMLEADSPKTLRSQLRKDNKFLTEVIGQAEGGRNVMKGAQAASANRDVNLGKMARGRITTDDIAITTRQLATLLGAGVTLVEALTALVDQVEKERLKIILSDVKSRVNEGSSLADALGIHQKVFGSLYVNMIRAGEHSGALDTVLLRLADFTESQSKLQQKIIGTMTYPAIMVLVGVGILTLLMVVVIPKVTKIFTTMKATLPWTTQLLIFVSTFLQDWWFIIFPVLGATLFGVTSYFRSPKGKPVWDRFALKAPIFGGLLRMLAISRFARTLATLLKSGVPLLTAMDITKAVVTNSILSDVVEKARDAIREGESIATPIKRSGEFPPLVYHMISIGERSGQLEDMLMSVADSYENQVNVRIGALTSMLEPLLTVVMGVMIAFVAFSVLMPILQVNSAIR; encoded by the coding sequence ATGCCCGTCTTCGAATACAAGGCCCTGGATGCGGCCGGAAAAACCGTCCGCGGGATGTTGGAGGCCGACTCCCCCAAGACCCTGCGCAGCCAGCTGCGCAAGGACAACAAGTTCCTCACCGAGGTCATCGGCCAGGCGGAGGGTGGGCGCAACGTCATGAAGGGCGCCCAGGCCGCGTCCGCCAACCGGGACGTGAACCTCGGCAAGATGGCGCGCGGCCGCATCACCACGGACGACATCGCCATCACCACGCGCCAGCTCGCCACGCTGCTGGGCGCGGGCGTGACGCTGGTGGAGGCGCTCACCGCGCTCGTGGACCAGGTGGAGAAGGAGCGGCTGAAGATCATCCTCTCGGACGTGAAGAGCCGCGTGAACGAGGGCTCCTCGCTCGCCGACGCGCTCGGCATCCACCAGAAGGTCTTCGGCTCGCTCTACGTGAACATGATCCGCGCGGGCGAGCACTCGGGCGCGCTCGACACGGTGCTCCTGCGCCTGGCGGACTTCACCGAGAGCCAGTCCAAGCTGCAGCAGAAGATCATCGGCACCATGACCTACCCGGCCATCATGGTGCTCGTGGGCGTGGGCATCCTCACCCTGCTCATGGTGGTGGTGATTCCCAAGGTGACCAAGATCTTCACCACCATGAAGGCCACCCTGCCCTGGACCACGCAGCTGCTCATCTTCGTGAGCACCTTCCTGCAGGACTGGTGGTTCATCATCTTCCCGGTGCTCGGGGCCACCCTCTTCGGCGTGACGTCCTACTTCCGCAGCCCCAAGGGCAAGCCGGTGTGGGACCGCTTCGCGCTCAAGGCCCCCATCTTCGGCGGCCTCCTGCGCATGCTGGCCATCTCGCGCTTCGCCCGGACGCTCGCCACCCTGCTCAAGAGCGGCGTGCCCCTGCTCACCGCCATGGACATCACCAAGGCGGTGGTGACCAACTCCATCCTCTCGGACGTGGTGGAGAAGGCCCGGGACGCCATCCGCGAGGGCGAGAGCATCGCCACCCCCATCAAGCGCTCGGGCGAGTTCCCGCCGCTCGTCTACCACATGATCTCGATTGGCGAGCGCTCCGGCCAGCTCGAGGACATGCTCATGTCCGTGGCCGACAGCTACGAGAACCAGGTCAACGTGCGCATCGGCGCGCTGACCTCCATGCTCGAGCCGCTGCTCACGGTGGTGATGGGCGTGATGATTGCATTCGTGGCCTTCTCGGTCCTGATGCCGATCTTGCAGGTCAACTCGGCCATCCGGTAA
- the gspE gene encoding type II secretion system ATPase GspE, with amino-acid sequence MSLLADAPLSAPRADATQVVSHGPAYLCGRPLGEILRHTSGLSEDKLQEALAHQADKGGRLGEILVAQKVLTEEDVAKALGLQLDLPYLARIFVEEVNADVIKRVPINFAKSARILPLFEEDGAVVLAVADPLDTTVLDHVRMLLGQDVHPRIALGSTITDAINSVYDRATNEAEQLVDELHAQNLDSIAQEIDEAKDILDDEGDEAPIIRLVNSVLFRAAKERASDIHIEPMERELMVRFRVDGVLQEIIKPPKRYQSAIVSRVKVMGQLNIAEKRLPQDGRIRIKLAGRDIDIRLSTIPTTYGERIVMRLLDKNTTLLDLTELGMAAQMLEQMEHVIRRPHGIVLVTGPTGSGKTTTLYGALSRINTPDLNILTVEDPVEYQLKGIGQMAISPKIGLTFAQGLRSFLRQDPDVIMVGEIRDKETAEIAIQASLTGHLVFSTVHTNDAASAITRLVDMGVEPFLVASSLTGILAQRLVRRVCPDCRVQYSPTDEELKEIGLNRATLRERHGVERIYKAAGCPSCSQNGYRGRTGIYELLLVDDTVRQLALKNVDSSTIKKAAVGHGMRTLLDDGARKIALGETTIAEVLSITQEDL; translated from the coding sequence ATGAGCCTGCTCGCTGATGCCCCCCTCTCCGCGCCCCGCGCGGACGCCACCCAGGTCGTCTCCCATGGCCCCGCCTACCTCTGCGGCCGACCGCTGGGGGAGATCCTCCGCCACACGAGCGGACTGTCCGAGGACAAGCTCCAGGAGGCGCTCGCGCACCAGGCCGACAAGGGGGGCCGGCTCGGGGAGATCCTCGTGGCCCAGAAGGTCCTGACCGAGGAGGACGTGGCCAAGGCGCTCGGCCTGCAGTTGGACCTGCCCTACCTGGCGCGCATCTTCGTGGAGGAGGTCAACGCGGACGTCATCAAGCGCGTGCCCATCAACTTCGCCAAGAGCGCGCGCATCCTCCCCCTGTTCGAGGAGGACGGGGCGGTGGTGCTCGCGGTGGCGGATCCGCTGGACACGACGGTGCTCGACCACGTGCGCATGCTCCTGGGCCAGGACGTGCACCCGCGCATCGCGCTGGGCTCCACCATCACGGACGCCATCAACAGCGTCTACGACCGCGCCACCAACGAGGCCGAGCAGCTCGTGGACGAGCTGCACGCGCAGAACCTGGACTCCATCGCCCAGGAGATCGACGAGGCCAAGGACATCCTCGATGACGAGGGCGACGAGGCCCCCATCATCCGGCTCGTCAACTCGGTCCTCTTCCGGGCGGCCAAGGAGCGCGCGAGCGACATCCACATCGAGCCCATGGAGCGCGAGCTGATGGTGCGCTTCCGGGTGGACGGCGTGCTGCAGGAGATCATCAAGCCGCCCAAGCGCTACCAGAGCGCCATCGTGAGCCGCGTGAAGGTCATGGGGCAGCTGAACATCGCGGAGAAGCGCCTGCCGCAGGACGGCCGCATCCGCATCAAGCTGGCCGGCCGCGACATCGACATCCGTCTGTCCACCATCCCCACGACGTATGGCGAGCGCATCGTCATGCGTCTGCTCGACAAGAACACGACGCTCCTGGACCTGACCGAGCTGGGCATGGCGGCGCAGATGCTCGAGCAGATGGAGCACGTCATCCGCCGGCCGCACGGCATCGTGCTGGTGACGGGCCCCACCGGTAGCGGCAAGACGACCACGCTCTACGGCGCGCTCTCGCGCATCAACACCCCGGACCTCAACATCCTCACCGTCGAGGACCCGGTGGAGTACCAGCTCAAGGGCATTGGCCAGATGGCCATCAGCCCGAAGATCGGCCTCACCTTCGCCCAGGGCCTGCGCTCCTTCCTGCGTCAGGACCCGGACGTCATCATGGTGGGCGAGATCCGCGACAAGGAGACGGCGGAAATCGCCATCCAGGCGTCGCTCACGGGCCACCTGGTGTTCTCCACGGTCCACACCAACGACGCGGCGAGCGCCATCACGCGTCTGGTGGACATGGGCGTGGAGCCCTTCCTCGTGGCCTCGTCGCTCACGGGCATCCTCGCCCAGCGCCTCGTGCGCCGGGTGTGCCCGGACTGCCGCGTGCAGTACTCGCCCACGGACGAGGAGCTCAAGGAGATCGGCCTCAACCGGGCGACGCTGCGCGAGCGCCACGGGGTGGAGCGCATCTACAAGGCCGCCGGCTGTCCGTCGTGCAGCCAGAACGGCTACCGCGGCCGCACGGGCATCTACGAGCTGCTGCTCGTGGATGACACCGTGCGCCAGCTGGCGCTCAAGAACGTGGACTCCTCCACCATCAAGAAGGCCGCCGTGGGCCACGGCATGCGCACGCTGCTGGATGACGGCGCGCGGAAGATCGCCCTGGGCGAGACGACCATCGCCGAGGTGCTCAGCATCACCCAGGAAGACCTCTGA
- the gspD gene encoding type II secretion system secretin GspD: MKTLSSSLLLLCLLAMAPPALAQRRNLSGQPEAAPTDRQITPRGGAVGAEPSSNGVRPTPTCDEVRRRARYNIYFDKVDIEKLVQTVADATCRTFILPENIRGKISILGPENGRLEVNSDEFYGLFLTALDINGLATNTVGNYVKIVDKRAAKQFPGKIVGESDTAYTLREEMITKIFRIKNVEVEPLRGVLQQLVSKDGDTIPYPPDIIIVNDIGANVHRLERLINQLDTRSASDEVRIIQVQYATAADIATTVQKLFEQKGASQGGGQVGRGPRGTPAVMTPPGGSMGETLPQMGSPGQEGASGPVTFSQMIPDERTNKLIVVASPAAFERIQSLVRELDVPTAGTEKINVYPLENANSEEIASTLQTLSQGTTSGGGGGRRAPVPVPGAPGIPRPAGSSGAELFSGEVKISADKGTNSLVIIASQSDYRSLVKVIRQLDKPRRQVFVEAVIMEVNLDRNNEFAMNLHSGYSLATPLGTGSGLLGTKYTSSGLPPSFSLANLASFGGFLAGLQGPVIPELKALGIDIPSFGLVLHAFQQSSDVNVLSTPHLLTSDNEEAEITVGQNVPFQSGFSPTSLGTGSGLGGALGGTAGVGSLLGSLGGLGSLYAPITRQNVELKLTIKPQINESDFIRMAITEQTEEIASTDPVLGPTTSKRSAKTTVVAKDQETVVIGGIMQERTIESVAKVPVLGDIPVLGHLFRSTNQRKAKTNLLLFLTPYIIRDQSDFRRIFQRKMAERQQFVEQFYGQVAGYDVPVDFARKSGPLGRMRRVISNEELKLENGGPGQAGERILGPSMGSPASPPSSRTGEVPASSAGSIAPGPTGEPAVVAPPSPPENPEELRLQPDTGDQR; this comes from the coding sequence ATGAAGACGCTTTCGTCCAGCCTGCTCCTGCTGTGCCTCCTGGCCATGGCGCCGCCCGCGCTCGCCCAGCGCCGCAACCTCAGTGGCCAGCCCGAGGCCGCGCCCACCGACCGGCAGATCACCCCGAGGGGCGGGGCCGTCGGCGCCGAGCCCTCGAGCAATGGCGTGCGGCCCACGCCCACGTGCGACGAAGTGCGTCGGCGCGCCCGCTACAACATCTACTTCGACAAGGTGGACATCGAGAAGCTGGTGCAGACGGTGGCGGACGCCACGTGCCGCACCTTCATCCTGCCCGAGAACATCCGGGGGAAGATCTCCATCCTCGGGCCGGAGAACGGGCGCCTGGAGGTGAACTCGGACGAGTTCTACGGCCTGTTCCTCACCGCGCTGGACATCAACGGCCTGGCCACCAACACCGTCGGCAACTACGTCAAGATCGTCGACAAGCGCGCGGCCAAGCAGTTCCCCGGCAAGATCGTGGGCGAGAGCGACACCGCCTACACGCTGCGCGAGGAGATGATCACCAAGATCTTCCGCATCAAGAACGTGGAAGTGGAGCCGCTGCGCGGCGTGCTCCAGCAGCTCGTGTCCAAGGACGGCGACACCATCCCGTACCCGCCGGACATCATCATCGTCAACGACATCGGCGCCAACGTGCACCGCCTCGAGCGCCTCATCAACCAGCTGGACACGCGCTCGGCCAGTGACGAGGTGCGCATCATCCAGGTGCAGTACGCCACGGCCGCGGACATCGCCACCACGGTGCAGAAGCTGTTCGAGCAGAAGGGCGCCTCGCAGGGTGGCGGCCAGGTGGGCCGGGGCCCCCGGGGCACCCCCGCGGTGATGACGCCGCCGGGCGGCTCCATGGGCGAGACCCTGCCGCAGATGGGCTCGCCGGGCCAGGAGGGCGCGAGCGGTCCGGTGACCTTCTCCCAGATGATCCCCGATGAGCGCACCAACAAGCTCATCGTGGTGGCCAGCCCCGCCGCCTTCGAGCGCATCCAGAGCCTGGTGCGCGAGCTGGACGTGCCCACCGCGGGCACGGAGAAGATCAACGTCTACCCGCTGGAGAACGCCAACTCCGAGGAGATCGCCAGCACCCTGCAGACGCTCTCGCAGGGCACGACCAGCGGCGGCGGCGGTGGCCGCCGGGCGCCGGTGCCCGTGCCGGGCGCGCCGGGAATCCCCCGGCCCGCGGGCAGCTCGGGCGCCGAGCTCTTCTCCGGCGAGGTGAAGATCTCCGCGGACAAGGGCACCAACTCGCTCGTCATCATCGCGAGCCAGAGCGACTACCGCAGCCTCGTGAAGGTCATCCGCCAGCTGGACAAGCCGCGGCGGCAGGTGTTCGTCGAGGCGGTCATCATGGAGGTCAACCTGGACCGCAACAACGAGTTCGCCATGAACCTGCACAGTGGCTACTCGCTGGCCACGCCGCTGGGCACGGGCTCGGGCCTGCTGGGCACCAAGTACACCTCCTCCGGTCTGCCCCCGTCCTTCTCGCTCGCCAACCTGGCCAGCTTCGGCGGCTTCCTCGCGGGTCTGCAGGGCCCGGTCATCCCGGAGCTCAAGGCGCTGGGCATCGACATCCCCTCCTTCGGCCTCGTGCTGCACGCCTTCCAGCAGAGCTCGGACGTGAACGTGCTGTCCACGCCCCACCTGCTCACCAGCGACAACGAGGAGGCGGAGATCACCGTGGGCCAGAACGTGCCCTTCCAGTCCGGCTTCAGCCCCACGTCGCTGGGCACGGGCTCGGGCCTGGGCGGCGCCTTGGGCGGCACGGCGGGCGTGGGCTCGCTGCTCGGCTCGCTCGGCGGTCTGGGCAGCCTCTATGCCCCCATCACCCGCCAGAACGTGGAGCTCAAGCTCACCATCAAGCCGCAGATCAACGAGAGCGACTTCATCCGCATGGCCATCACCGAGCAGACCGAGGAGATCGCCTCCACGGATCCGGTGCTCGGCCCCACCACCTCCAAGCGCAGCGCCAAGACGACCGTGGTCGCCAAGGATCAGGAGACGGTGGTCATCGGCGGCATCATGCAGGAGCGCACCATCGAGTCGGTGGCCAAGGTGCCGGTGCTCGGCGACATCCCGGTGCTCGGCCACCTGTTCCGCTCCACCAACCAGCGCAAGGCCAAGACGAACCTGCTCCTGTTCCTCACGCCCTACATCATCCGGGACCAGTCGGACTTCCGGCGCATCTTCCAGCGCAAGATGGCCGAGCGGCAGCAGTTCGTGGAGCAGTTCTACGGCCAGGTGGCCGGCTACGACGTGCCGGTGGACTTCGCGCGCAAGAGCGGTCCGCTGGGCCGCATGCGGCGGGTCATCTCCAACGAGGAGCTGAAGCTGGAGAACGGCGGCCCGGGCCAGGCCGGTGAGCGCATCCTGGGACCGTCCATGGGCTCGCCCGCCTCCCCGCCGTCGTCGCGCACCGGGGAAGTCCCGGCCTCCTCCGCGGGTTCCATCGCTCCAGGACCCACGGGCGAGCCCGCCGTGGTCGCGCCCCCCTCCCCCCCGGAGAACCCCGAGGAGCTCCGCCTCCAGCCGGACACCGGAGACCAGAGATAG
- the gspC gene encoding type II secretion system protein GspC, which produces MELFFRKYFWTVNLVFIVLVALLVARTVNLFVEAALTPLPSGEVAARQKAQPTETLASLDLKRMSDVTGIKVPEPDPVVAEPTSPQLDPNADPVKSSLRVKLLGTLVASDKFWSVASIQDMNNQRSTTYMVGDRIQGAEVLDIERLRVVILNNGRKEFIDGQPGDGAAVAVYTPPPLPNGPPVQAPNVNGSGIRAVGENDYEVPRAEIDRTLANLSDVAMQARIVPAFKDGQAQGFKLFSIRPDSIYSKIGVQNGDVIKRINGFDLNSPEKALEVYTKLKEASRIEIDLERNGSPVHKNYTIR; this is translated from the coding sequence ATGGAACTCTTCTTCCGCAAATACTTCTGGACCGTGAACCTGGTGTTCATCGTGCTGGTGGCGCTGCTGGTGGCGCGCACGGTGAACCTGTTCGTCGAGGCGGCGCTGACGCCCCTGCCGTCCGGCGAAGTGGCGGCCCGGCAGAAGGCCCAGCCCACCGAGACGCTGGCCTCGCTGGATCTCAAGCGCATGTCGGACGTCACCGGCATCAAGGTGCCCGAGCCGGATCCCGTGGTGGCCGAGCCCACCTCGCCCCAGCTGGATCCCAACGCGGATCCGGTGAAGAGCAGCCTGCGCGTGAAGCTGCTCGGCACGCTGGTGGCCAGCGACAAGTTCTGGAGCGTGGCCTCCATCCAGGACATGAACAACCAGCGCTCCACCACGTACATGGTGGGCGACCGGATCCAGGGCGCCGAGGTGCTCGACATCGAGCGGCTGCGCGTCGTCATCCTCAACAACGGCCGCAAGGAGTTCATCGACGGCCAGCCGGGAGACGGCGCCGCGGTGGCCGTCTACACCCCGCCCCCGCTGCCCAACGGTCCGCCCGTGCAGGCCCCCAACGTCAACGGCAGCGGCATCCGCGCCGTGGGCGAGAACGACTACGAGGTGCCGCGCGCGGAGATCGACCGCACGCTCGCCAACCTCAGCGACGTGGCCATGCAGGCGCGCATCGTGCCGGCCTTCAAGGACGGCCAGGCGCAGGGCTTCAAGCTCTTCTCCATCCGCCCCGACTCCATCTACTCGAAGATCGGCGTGCAGAACGGCGACGTCATCAAGCGCATCAACGGCTTTGACCTCAACAGCCCGGAGAAGGCGCTCGAGGTCTACACCAAGCTCAAGGAAGCCTCGCGCATCGAGATCGATCTGGAGCGCAACGGCTCGCCCGTCCACAAGAATTACACCATTCGTTAA
- a CDS encoding sigma-54-dependent transcriptional regulator, with amino-acid sequence MTTPTPTVLVVDDDQANLDSVARIFQREGLETLTAHNGTEALERLRRPEVSVMVTDLMMPGIDGQELLKASRTIRPDVEVVLMTAYGTVETAVAAMKDGAYDFITKPLKRHALVKAVQKALEKHDLAAENRVLKAKLAEMSGPGGRAMVGQSPAFRAMMDTLRQAAPSTATVLLLGESGTGKELAARALHEQSSRAKGAFVAINCGALPESILEAELFGVERGAFTGAVSRREGRFERAHGGTLFLDEVGEMPLSAQVKLLRVLQEGELERLGGTQTVKVDVRIVAATNKDLVREVAEGRFREDLYYRLHVVEVRVPALASRREDIPLLADAFLRRFAAKNAKALRGFSPDALSAMENYAWPGNVRELEHAVERAVVLARGDILEVNDLPETVRKGPLGSAGQLVIPIGTPMEEVERRVIHETLRHTKGDKTLAARLLGIAARTIYRKLEREASETPGSDGAPPASSSSSGE; translated from the coding sequence ATGACGACACCCACTCCCACCGTCCTCGTTGTCGATGACGATCAAGCCAACCTGGACTCCGTCGCGCGCATCTTCCAGCGCGAGGGGCTGGAGACCCTCACCGCCCACAACGGCACGGAGGCCCTGGAGCGACTGCGCCGGCCCGAGGTGAGCGTCATGGTGACGGACCTGATGATGCCCGGCATAGACGGGCAGGAGCTGCTCAAGGCCTCGCGCACCATCCGCCCGGACGTGGAGGTGGTGCTGATGACGGCCTACGGCACGGTGGAGACGGCCGTGGCGGCCATGAAGGACGGCGCCTACGACTTCATCACCAAGCCGCTCAAGCGCCACGCCCTGGTCAAGGCCGTGCAGAAGGCGCTGGAGAAGCACGACCTGGCGGCGGAAAACCGCGTGCTCAAGGCGAAGCTCGCGGAGATGAGCGGCCCGGGCGGGCGCGCCATGGTGGGCCAGTCCCCCGCCTTCCGGGCGATGATGGACACCCTGCGCCAGGCCGCGCCCTCCACCGCCACCGTGCTGCTCCTGGGCGAGTCCGGCACCGGCAAGGAGCTGGCGGCGCGCGCCCTGCACGAGCAGTCCTCGCGGGCCAAGGGGGCCTTCGTCGCCATCAACTGCGGCGCCCTGCCCGAGAGCATCCTGGAGGCGGAGCTGTTCGGCGTGGAGCGTGGGGCCTTCACCGGCGCGGTGTCCCGCCGCGAGGGCCGCTTCGAGCGGGCCCACGGCGGCACCCTCTTCCTCGACGAGGTGGGCGAGATGCCCCTGAGCGCCCAGGTGAAGCTGCTGCGTGTGCTCCAGGAGGGCGAGCTGGAGCGCCTGGGCGGCACGCAGACCGTGAAGGTGGACGTGCGCATCGTGGCCGCCACCAACAAGGATCTGGTGCGCGAGGTGGCCGAGGGGCGCTTTCGCGAGGACCTCTACTACCGCCTGCACGTGGTGGAGGTGCGCGTGCCCGCGCTCGCCTCGCGCCGCGAGGACATCCCCCTGCTGGCGGACGCCTTCCTGCGCCGCTTCGCCGCCAAGAACGCCAAGGCCCTGCGCGGCTTCTCCCCGGACGCCCTCTCGGCCATGGAAAACTACGCCTGGCCGGGCAACGTGCGCGAGCTGGAGCACGCCGTGGAGCGCGCCGTGGTGCTCGCCCGCGGGGACATCCTCGAGGTGAACGACCTGCCGGAGACCGTGCGCAAGGGCCCCCTCGGCTCGGCCGGACAACTCGTCATCCCCATCGGCACCCCCATGGAGGAAGTCGAGCGCCGGGTGATCCACGAGACCCTGCGCCACACCAAGGGCGACAAGACCCTGGCGGCCCGCCTGCTGGGCATCGCCGCGCGCACCATCTACCGCAAGCTCGAGCGCGAGGCCTCCGAGACGCCGGGCTCCGACGGCGCTCCGCCCGCCTCCTCGTCCTCCTCGGGCGAGTGA
- a CDS encoding ParB/RepB/Spo0J family partition protein, which translates to MAAKTPRKKTASKTASKTASTAPRKPRRKKAEPSSRGLTPAEVASEAHAPAPELVQGLLEDGAQVLGQYRDPLGGHTVVFAALPIDKVEPTPYQRDVSEPHVKRLASAMERLDRFLDPIIAIRKEGRYWTPNGNHRLQASKLLGARTIMALVLPEEDVAYQILALNTEKAHNLKERSLEVIRMLRGLTGARTGREVDFGHLFEEPAFLTLGAAYEKRPRFSGGAYQPFVKRAESFLPLPLTEALAEREARADRLLELDDAVGHVVEGLKARGLQSPYLKNFVVARINFLRFKKEGPVEFDPTVTKLLAAARRFNLDKVDREDIGRMSGPLLGGEETE; encoded by the coding sequence ATGGCCGCGAAGACGCCGCGCAAGAAGACCGCCAGCAAGACCGCCAGCAAGACCGCCAGCACCGCGCCGCGCAAGCCCCGGCGCAAGAAGGCCGAGCCGTCCTCGCGGGGCCTCACCCCCGCCGAGGTGGCCAGCGAGGCCCACGCGCCCGCGCCCGAGCTCGTCCAGGGGCTGCTGGAAGACGGGGCCCAGGTGCTCGGCCAGTACCGGGATCCGCTCGGCGGGCACACGGTGGTGTTCGCCGCCCTGCCCATCGACAAGGTGGAGCCCACGCCCTACCAGCGCGACGTGTCCGAGCCCCACGTCAAGCGGCTCGCCTCCGCCATGGAGCGGCTGGACCGCTTCCTCGACCCCATCATCGCCATCCGCAAGGAGGGCCGGTACTGGACGCCCAACGGCAACCACCGGCTCCAGGCCTCCAAGCTGCTCGGGGCGCGCACCATCATGGCCCTGGTCCTGCCCGAGGAGGACGTGGCCTATCAGATCCTCGCGCTCAACACGGAGAAGGCGCACAACCTCAAGGAGCGCTCGCTGGAGGTCATCCGCATGCTGCGCGGCCTGACGGGGGCGCGCACCGGCCGCGAGGTGGACTTCGGCCACCTGTTCGAGGAGCCCGCCTTCCTCACGCTCGGGGCCGCCTACGAGAAGCGGCCCCGCTTCTCCGGCGGCGCCTACCAGCCCTTCGTCAAGCGCGCCGAGTCCTTCCTCCCCCTGCCCCTCACCGAGGCCCTGGCGGAGCGCGAGGCGCGCGCGGACCGGCTCCTGGAGCTGGACGACGCCGTGGGCCACGTGGTGGAGGGGCTCAAGGCGCGCGGGCTGCAGAGCCCCTACCTCAAGAACTTCGTCGTGGCGCGCATCAACTTCCTGCGCTTCAAGAAGGAGGGCCCCGTCGAGTTCGACCCCACGGTGACGAAGCTGCTCGCCGCCGCGCGCCGCTTCAACCTGGACAAGGTCGACCGGGAGGACATCGGCCGGATGAGCGGCCCGCTCCTGGGCGGCGAGGAAACGGAATAG
- a CDS encoding sensor histidine kinase: protein MSAPSSPSTLDFQALFEAGSAACLVLTPRFDIVATSNAYLRAVRMRREQLVGRNVFEVFWGESAEQDTASVAVHLRASLERVLRTREPDVMDVQRYNIPRPEAEGGGVEERYWSPRNTPILDAAGQLLYVVHQVEDVTRFTRRDLPAGSTDPTEPPRRLGRLLLVDDDADMRGYVHRVLAQEFEVEDVEDGQAALESALARPPDLVLTDVMMPRLDGVGLLRALRSASPTQHLPILLLSARAGEQSMLEALDAGADDYLVKPFSAQELLARVRSNLELVRMRREVTRERAHRENLAEAIQARDDFLSVASHELRTPLATFQLHLDIAERGLRESAQHQAVERLVRARRFVRRLASLVDLMLDVSQITSGQLSLARTPVDLAELLGETLPLAEEEARRAGTEFSVRMEGPARGDFDAPRLSQVFHHLMSNALKFGAGRTVEVRLRGGDGQARLDFVDHGLGIRPEDKARIFERFERAVSARNYGGLGLGLWVAREVVEAHAGRIEVSDTPGGGTTFHIILPLAPAPSAER from the coding sequence ATGAGCGCACCGTCGTCCCCGTCGACCCTGGACTTCCAGGCCCTCTTCGAGGCGGGATCCGCGGCCTGCCTCGTCCTCACCCCCCGCTTCGACATCGTCGCCACGAGCAACGCCTACCTGCGCGCCGTGCGCATGCGCCGCGAGCAGCTCGTGGGCCGCAACGTCTTCGAGGTGTTCTGGGGCGAGTCGGCCGAGCAGGACACCGCCTCGGTGGCCGTGCATCTGCGCGCCTCGCTCGAGCGCGTGCTGCGCACCCGGGAGCCGGACGTCATGGACGTGCAGCGCTACAACATTCCCCGGCCCGAGGCCGAGGGCGGCGGCGTCGAGGAGCGCTACTGGAGCCCGCGCAACACCCCCATCCTCGACGCCGCGGGCCAGCTGCTCTACGTGGTGCACCAGGTGGAGGACGTGACGCGCTTCACCCGGCGGGATCTCCCCGCCGGATCGACGGACCCCACCGAGCCCCCCCGGCGCCTCGGGCGGCTGCTGCTCGTGGACGACGACGCGGACATGCGCGGCTATGTGCACCGGGTGCTGGCCCAGGAGTTCGAGGTGGAGGACGTGGAGGACGGCCAGGCGGCGCTGGAGTCGGCCCTGGCCCGTCCGCCGGACCTGGTGCTCACCGACGTGATGATGCCGCGCCTGGACGGGGTGGGCCTGCTGCGGGCCCTGCGCAGCGCCAGCCCCACCCAGCACCTGCCCATCCTCCTGCTGTCCGCGCGCGCCGGCGAGCAGTCCATGCTCGAGGCCCTGGACGCCGGAGCGGACGACTACCTCGTCAAGCCCTTCTCCGCCCAGGAGCTGCTGGCCCGGGTGCGCTCCAACCTGGAGCTGGTGCGCATGCGCCGCGAGGTGACGCGCGAGCGCGCCCACCGGGAGAACCTGGCCGAGGCCATCCAGGCCCGGGACGACTTCCTGTCCGTGGCCTCGCACGAGCTGCGCACGCCCCTGGCCACCTTCCAGCTGCACCTGGACATCGCCGAGCGGGGCCTGCGCGAGAGCGCGCAGCACCAAGCCGTGGAGCGGCTCGTGCGGGCCCGGCGCTTCGTGCGTCGGCTCGCCTCGCTCGTGGACCTGATGCTCGACGTGTCGCAGATCACCAGCGGGCAGCTCTCGCTCGCGCGCACGCCCGTGGACCTGGCCGAGCTGCTCGGAGAGACCCTCCCCCTGGCCGAGGAGGAGGCGCGGCGCGCGGGCACGGAGTTCTCGGTGCGCATGGAGGGCCCCGCCCGGGGGGACTTCGACGCGCCCCGGCTCTCGCAGGTCTTCCACCACCTGATGTCCAACGCGCTCAAGTTCGGCGCGGGGCGCACCGTGGAGGTGCGGCTGCGCGGCGGCGACGGCCAGGCCCGCCTGGACTTCGTGGACCACGGCCTGGGCATCCGCCCCGAGGACAAGGCCCGCATCTTCGAGCGCTTCGAGCGCGCCGTGTCCGCCCGCAACTATGGCGGCCTGGGCCTGGGGCTCTGGGTGGCGCGCGAGGTGGTGGAGGCGCACGCGGGCCGCATCGAGGTCTCCGACACCCCGGGGGGCGGCACCACCTTCCACATCATCCTTCCCCTGGCACCCGCCCCTTCCGCCGAGAGGTAG